The Pseudoxanthomonas sp. CF385 region CGACATGGGGGCCGTCGACGCCCTGATCCGCGCCCGGCTGGCCTCCGACGTGGTCCTGATCAACCAGATCGCCGACCACATCATCTCGGCGGGCGGCAAGCGCCTGCGGCCGATGCTGGTCGTCCTGGCCGGGCTGGCCTGCGGACCGGCCACGCCAGACCACCACCAGCTGGCGGCCATCATCGAGTTCATCCATACCTCCACGCTGCTGCATGACGACGTGGTGGACGAGTCCGACCTGCGCCGCGGCCGCAGCACGGCCAATGCCCTGTGGGGCAACGCGCCCAGCGTGCTGGTCGGCGACTTCCTGTACTCGCGCAGCTTCCAGTTGATGGTGGAGCTGGACCGCATGGACGTGATGCGCCTGCTGGCCGATACCACCAATCGGATCGCCGAGGGCGAGGTGCTGCAGTTGCTGCATGTCCATAACCCGGATACGGACGAAGCAGCCTACCTGCGCGTGATCGAACGCAAGACCGCCGTGCTGTTCGCGGCGGGCACCCAGTTGGGGGCGCTGGCCTCGGGCGCCGATGCCGTCACCCAGCGTCGCCTCTACGACTACGGCATGGCGCTGGGGTATGCCTTCCAGATCGCGGACGACGTGCTCGACTACACGGCCGATGCGGACGCGCTGGGCAAGAACCTGGGCGACGACCTAGCCGAAGGCAAGGCGACATTGCCGCTGATCCACGCCATCCGCCATTCGGAAACCGGCATCGCGGACCGCCTGCGCGCCATCGTGCAGGCCGGCGAAGCAGACGCCATGCCCGAGGTGCTGGCGGCGATCCGCGCGACCGGCGGCCTGGACTACAGCCGCGAACGTGCCCATCACTACGCGACGCTGGCCGAGCAGGCGCTGGACGACCTGCCGGAATCCGACGCGCTCGCCGCCCTGCGCGGCCTAGCGCGCTACGCGGTGGAACGCGGGCACTGAGCGTGCCCGCGCGTAGTCACCGGGCGAATGCGTCCCGGAAAAAGTCCGCCATCATCCGGTAAGCCCGCTTCGCCGATGGCGCGTGGTACACGCAGCCCGGCGGATTCTGCGCATCGGATTCGGCGAAGCAGTGCACCGCGCCGCCGAAACTGACGAACTGCCAGTCGGCGCCGGCCTTGCGCATCTCGTCCTGGAAGGCGGTGATTTCCGCTGCGGACACGTAGCTGTCGTCGCCACCATTGAGCACCAGCACCGGCGACTTCACCGGCCCGGCCGCCGGCAGATCGGTGGCGAGCCCGCCATGCAGGCTGACGACGCCCGACAACGCATCGCCGGCGCGGACGAGTTCCAGTACCGTGCTGCCGCCGAAGCAGTAGCCGAACGCACCGATGCGCGCAGCGTCCACCAGAGTCCCCGGCTGCTGCTTCAGTACCTCGACGGCCTTCTGCACACGGGCACGCAACTTCGGTCGATCGGCACGCATGGCGGTGGCGACCGGGCCCGCTTCCGCGTCGGTCTTCGGCCGGATGCTCTTGCCGTACACGTCGGCCACCAACACCACGTAGTCGTCGCCGGCGACCAGGCGCGCCTTCTCGATCGCGGATTCGTTCACGCCCTTCCAGTTGGGCACCATCACCAGGCCAGGACGCGGTTGTTTCACCGCATCGTCGTAGACGAGCACGCCGGCGAACGTATCCCCGCCGATCTTCCATTCCACGGGCTTGGCTACGGGCGCGGCCAGCAGCAGGGGCGACCACAGCAGGGACAGCAGGCAGGGCAACAGCAACATGCGGCGCATCGTGCGTCCTCCTCAGGGGTGGCCCTCGAGTGTACGCGCGCCATGTTCACGCGATCTGACGAGGCGTCCGCCTCAACCGGTACCCAGACCGGGAATCGAGGTGATGGCGTCCGGATCGAAGCCGGCGAGTTCGGCGAAATGCCGGCCGCGTGCCACGTAGTCGCGGTACTGACCGAAGCTGGGCGCACCCGGCGAGAGCAGGACGACGCCGTCGTCGCCCAGCGCCTCGCGCGCGGCCGCTGTCGCTTCCGGCAACGTCTCCACGGCGATCAATGAGAAGCCGCCCTCGCGGGCCACGGGTGCGAGCAACGCGTGGATGCGCGGGCCGTTGGCACCCATCGTGATGATCGTGGCCGGCGCATCGTGGCGCATGTGCGCCGCGAAATCGGACCAGTCCACGCCCCGGTCGTGGCCGCCGACCAGCAGCGCGATGCGGCGACCGGCGAAACACTCGAGCGCGGCCAGCGTGGCGTGCGGCGTGGTGCTGATCGAATCGTTGACCCAGGTGATGCCATCGCGTGTACCCATCGCCTGCAGGCGGTTGGGCAGCGGGCGGAACGACTGCGCATGCGCGGCCAGCGGCAACGCATCGATGCCGCGCGCTTCGAGCGCCGTCAGCACGGCGCACAGGTTGCTGCGGTTGTGGCGCCCGGGCAGCGGCAGTGGACGGGTGTCCATCACGAACACGTCGCCGCGGTACAGGTCGTCCTCGCGCAGGTGCCAGCCGTCGGCACGGTTGAACCAGCGCACATCGCTATGCGGCAGCTCGAGCGCGGCCAGACGCGGATCGGCCGCGTTGAGCACGGCGATGCGGGGACGCGCGGCGGTGACGAGCTTCAGCTTGTCCTCGATGTAGCGCGCCTCGCTGCCGTGCCAGTCCAGGTGTTCGGGAAACAGGTTCAGCACGATCGCCACATCCGGGTGTGCGCCACTGGCCGCAACATCGCCGGTCTGGTAGCTGGACAGTTCGATCGCCCACTCGTCCGGCGCCGGCTGCGGGTCCAGCACTTCCAGCATCGGCAGGCCGATGTTGCCGGCCAGCACCGTTCGCTTTCCGGCCGCGCGCAGCAGGTGTGCCAGCAGCGAGGTGGTCGTGCTCTTCCCCTTGGTGCCGGTGACGCAGAACGTATGCGCCACCACGCCATCGTCGCCGGCGTGTTCGCCGAACCATAGGCCGGTGCCGCCGATGAAACGGGTGCCCGCCTCGGTTGCGGCGACCGCCACGGGGGTGTTCGGGCTGATGCCCGGCGACTTGATGACGATCTCGAACGCCGACAGCCGCGCGGCTGTCGCCTCGGTCTCCACCGCGAGGTGCGGATCGCCCAGCGCCGCGGCGTCCGCGGCTTCCTGTTCGTTGCAGAACAGCGTCAGCGGCAGCGACGGCAGGCGTTCGCGCACCGAGTGGTGGGCGGCGCGACCTTCGCGTCCCCAGCCCCACAGTGCGACACGCCGGCCCTCAAGCTGCGAAATTCGCACGCAGGCGCTCCCACAGCGCGGCGGGGATGCGGTGTTCGCCACCGATCTCCAGCAATGGCGCTACCACCAGTTCCGAGGCATCGAGCTGCGGCCGGATCTCGCGGTTGAAGCGCGCGACGATCACGTCCTCGCGCCACTCCGGCCGGTCGCCCAGCGTGGCCATCGCCGCACGCGACTCCTGGCCTTCGCCGACGCATTCGAACGGCTTGTGGTCCTGGTATTCCAGCAGCGCGTCGAAGCCACCGGTCTGGTTCGCGTCGTCGAGCAGGTTACGGCCGAAGATGCCCACCAGGCGCGGCTTGGGCATGAACGGCGCCAGCGCCAGGAATACGAAGTGGCACTTCGGGCACACGCCGCACCAGCGGTTGGTCGGGCGCTCGCCCAGCAGGTGGAAATTGCGGTTGCAGCTGGAGAAATGCGCGTCGTAGTGATCGGTGCGGGCGAACTGCCGCGCCACCGCCAGTTCCGACAGCGGTCGCAGCAGCGAGTAGTACTGCAGGTCCGCGGCCACGTGCGACTGCACGTGCGCACCGAACGCGCGCTCGAACGCCCAGCCCTTCGACCACTGGTGGTTCACCTCGCCGGTGCCGGGAATCATGCTGCCGTAGCTGGCCGAGCGTTCGTTGGAGAACACGACCTGGTCGACGCCCTGCAGCAACGCCGCCAGCACCATGATCGCCGAGTTGATGGCAGTCACCGGGATGTGGCCGTTCCACGCGCCCTGCCGGTTGTATTCGAACAGCTCCGGCGCCAGCGCGCGACCGATGTTGAGCGTCGGCAGGCCGGTGCGGGCGGCGCAGGCGGCGATCAGCTGCGAGCCGCCGATCCAGGTGACGGTCTGCTCGATGCCGGCGCCACGCAGCGCCTCGATGCTGACCAGCGAATCCTTGCCGCCACCGATGGCGACCAGTGCGTGCTCGCGCAGCCCCGCCGCCGGCGCGGCCGACGGCGCCTGGGCACCGACCGGGAAGCGCACGCGGCCGTGCAGGCTCAGGCCATTCCGGTACGCGAACTCGCCCAGCCCGTGCACGTACACCTGCTCCATCAGCACGGCGGTAGCAGCATCGATGGCGTAGCCGTCGATGCGGATCTCGTTCGGCACGGCGGCCTTGTAGTAGCTGACGCCGGTGATCAGGTGCAGCAGGCGCACCGCCTGCTCGACGGCCTGCGCGCGCGTGGCGTCCAGCGCGAACGGCGCGCCGGGGATCGTCACGGTCTCGGTCAGCTCCGGGCCGTCGTCGAAGGCGTACACCAACCGCGCGACACCGCTCTCCGCGTCGAAAGCGCAGCGGACGAAACGGAAGGTGCGGATGCTGGATTTGTCGAAATTACTCATGCGGTACCCGAAATGGCGACAGCGACCCGCCGCAAATAGCGACGGCAAACAAAATATTCAAGGACAAAGGCGGGGACGGCGCCGAGCACGATCGCGAAACCCAGCACGAGCCCTGCGAACGTGGCGGCTTCTCGCAGCATCCGAAGCAAGGAATAGTCCTCGAAAGAAGCGAGCGCAAGCATGGCGAAGGTCGACAGGATGGCGTACATCAGAAATGACGATGCCACCACTCGTAGCGTCATGCCTCCGGGTCGCCAAGCCCGGTTCTCGGTCCGTGCTCGCCGCTCTTTCAATCCCAGCACCCATGCCGCCAGCGCCGCGGACAGAGCCGCAGGCAGCGCGAACGCCAGGATACTCATTGCGCCCTCACTGCTGAGCACACGCTCGGGGTCGCCCACGAACACGAGCGCGGCCATTGCCAGCGCGAACGCGAGCACGCCACTGGCCAGGACGAGCTCAGCGCGCGGCTTCATGGTCCGCGCCCGATTCAATCACATCCTCTGCCGGCAAGCCCCGCAGGTTGTAATGGCTGGCCATCACGAACCCGTAGGCGCCGGCATCGGAGAACAGCAGCACGTCGCCCTCGGCCGTCGCCGACGGCAGCTTGCGGCGCTTGCCGAAGATGTCGCTGGACTCGCAGATCGGGCCCACCACGTCGAACGGCTCCTGTTCCGCGTCGTCCAGGCGCGACAGGTTGGCGACGTCGTGCCACGCGTCGTACAGCGCGGGCCGCACCAGCGTGTGCATGCCGGCATCGCTGCCGACGCGGCGGATGCCCAGCTTCTCCACCACCTGGGTCACACGCGCCAGCAGCGCGCCGGATTCGGCCACCAGATAGCGACCGGGCTCGATCACCAGTTGGTACGCCGGGTAAGCGGCCTTGATCGCCGCCAGGCCTTCGCCCCATGCGGCCAGGTCGAACGGCTCGTCGCCTTCGGCATAGGGAATCGGCAGGCCACCGCCGATGTCTATCGTCTCGATGGTGCCGATCTGGTCGGCCAGGCCGCCGAGTTCGTCGGCGATCTGGTTCCAGTGCTGGGCGCTCTCCACGCCGCTGCCCAGGTGCGCATGCAGGCCGACGATGCGCACGTCCACCGCACGCGCCGCGGCGAGGAACGCGTCCAGCTTCGCCAGCGGCAAGCCGAACTTGGAGGTTTTGCCACCGGTCTTCACCTTGTCGTGGTGGCCGTCGCCGCGTCCCAGGTCTACGCGCAGCCACAGGCGGCGACCGCGGAACACCTCGGGCCACTGCTGCAGCGCTTCGACGTTGTCGAGAGTGACGTTGATGCCGCGCTCCAGCGCGAACGCGTATTCCTCGCGCGGCGCGAAGCTCGGGGTGAACAGCACGCGCTCCATCGACAGCGCGGGCACGGTCTCGAACACACGTTCCAGTTCACCGCGCGACACGCACTCCAGGCCGAAGCCCTCTTCCACCAGCGCCCGCAGGATGGCGGGATGCGAATTGGCCTTGATGGCAAAGAAACGATGATCGACGGCCGTGATGGCGGCCAGCGCACGGGCCCGAGCGCGGACGATGTCCACGTTGTACACGTAGCGCGGCGTACCTTCCTGCGCCAGCGCAAGCAGGCGTTCGCGTGCGGCCGGCGCGCTCCACCAGCGCACGCCGCGGTGGCGCACGGCGCCGTTGATCTCGCGCCAGCTGGGGCCGAACACGCTGGCCTCGTCGGTCGGCATGGCGCCGCTCTCGATGAGCGCTTCGTGCAGCAGCGGCAGCATGCCGTCGGCGTCGGCTTCGTCGATCACGAAGGTCAGGTTGAGGTCGTTCGACGACTGCGAGATCAGGTGCACGCGCTCGCGGCCGAACATCGCCCATACATCGGACAGCTTGTGCAGCAGCGAGCGCATGCCACGGCCGACCAGGGTGATGGCCGTACACGGCGCGATCACCTTCACCCGGCAGATCTCGGCCAGATCGGCCGACAGCGCAGCGAGCACGTCGGTGCTGACCAGATTCTCGCTGGGATCCAGCGAGACGGTAACGTTGGTCTCCGACGAACCAATCAGGTCCACCGACAGCCCGTGCTTCTTGAAGCGCGCGAACACGTCGGCGAGGAAGCCGACCTGCTGCCACATGCCGATGCCTTCCATCGACACCAGCACGATGCCGTTGCGGCGGCTGACCGCCTTCACGCCGGGCACCGTCACCGCGTTGCCGTCGATCGTCGTGCCCGGCAGTTCCGGGCGCTCGGTATCGAGGATCGCCATCGCCACGCCGGCATCACGGCACGGCTTGATCGAACGCGGATGCAACACCTTCGCGCCGGTGGTCGCGATTTCCTGCGCTTCGTAGTAATCCAGGCGCGTCAGCAGGCGCGCATCCGGCACCTCGCGCGGATTCGCACTGAACATGCCGGGTACGTCGGTCCAGATCTCCACGCGCTGCGCGCCGAGCAGCGCGCCGAAATACGCGGCGGAGGTGTCCGAGCCGCCGCGACCGAGGATGGCGGTGCCGCCATCCGCATGCCGCGAGATGAAACCTTGCGTCAGCAGCAGCGCGGCAGGCTGGCCCGCGAACGCGCGGCGCCAGTCCTGGTCCGGCGCGGTGTTGCACGACACCGAGAGGCGCTGCGCCCACGCGCTCTGGTTGGGCAGGAAGTTCGCCTGCAGCCAGTGCCGCGCATCGACCCAGCCGAAATCCAGGCCCTGCGTGCGCAGGTAGGCCGCACCGAGCGTGGACGACAGCAGCTCGCCCTGGCCGAGCACCTCGGCCTGCCAGTCCAGCGCGCGGCTCGCCGCACGCGGATCGGTCAGCAGGTTGCGCAGCGCCGCAAGGCGGTCGCCCAGCACCGCGTCGGCGTCCAGCTCCAATTCGGTGAGGAACTCGCGGTGGCGCTGCTCCAGCTTCGCCACGCGTTCGGCACTGTCGGCAGCGCCGTCGGCAATCGCCGTCAGCTCGTTGGTGACGCCGGACAGCGCCGACACCACCACCAGCACGCGCGCGCCCTGTTCGTCCGCCCGCTGTTTCGCCAGTTTGCCGATCGTGTTCCAGCGATGGCGACGCGACACCGAGGTGCCGCCGAACTTGAGGACGATCCAACGATCAGACGCGGGGGTGGCAGAGGGCATGGATAGAATCGGGGAGGGATGCCCGAACCCTTCGGGCGTGAACCGTCGATTCTAGCCCAAGCCCCCGCACACGACCGGACCGTACCGCATGCAACGAACGACCGTGCGACACGGGCACGGGGCTTCGCCTGCGTAGCCTGGTCCCCGACTTGGTAAGCTGCGCGGCCCCCACGCGACCTGCCTCCATGACCCTCCGCCGCTACGTCCAGCTGGACGTGTTCGCCGACCGGCCCGGCGCCGGCAACCCGCTAGCC contains the following coding sequences:
- a CDS encoding dienelactone hydrolase family protein, with the protein product MRRMLLLPCLLSLLWSPLLLAAPVAKPVEWKIGGDTFAGVLVYDDAVKQPRPGLVMVPNWKGVNESAIEKARLVAGDDYVVLVADVYGKSIRPKTDAEAGPVATAMRADRPKLRARVQKAVEVLKQQPGTLVDAARIGAFGYCFGGSTVLELVRAGDALSGVVSLHGGLATDLPAAGPVKSPVLVLNGGDDSYVSAAEITAFQDEMRKAGADWQFVSFGGAVHCFAESDAQNPPGCVYHAPSAKRAYRMMADFFRDAFAR
- the murD gene encoding UDP-N-acetylmuramoyl-L-alanine--D-glutamate ligase, with translation MRISQLEGRRVALWGWGREGRAAHHSVRERLPSLPLTLFCNEQEAADAAALGDPHLAVETEATAARLSAFEIVIKSPGISPNTPVAVAATEAGTRFIGGTGLWFGEHAGDDGVVAHTFCVTGTKGKSTTTSLLAHLLRAAGKRTVLAGNIGLPMLEVLDPQPAPDEWAIELSSYQTGDVAASGAHPDVAIVLNLFPEHLDWHGSEARYIEDKLKLVTAARPRIAVLNAADPRLAALELPHSDVRWFNRADGWHLREDDLYRGDVFVMDTRPLPLPGRHNRSNLCAVLTALEARGIDALPLAAHAQSFRPLPNRLQAMGTRDGITWVNDSISTTPHATLAALECFAGRRIALLVGGHDRGVDWSDFAAHMRHDAPATIITMGANGPRIHALLAPVAREGGFSLIAVETLPEATAAAREALGDDGVVLLSPGAPSFGQYRDYVARGRHFAELAGFDPDAITSIPGLGTG
- a CDS encoding glycosyltransferase 87 family protein, coding for MKPRAELVLASGVLAFALAMAALVFVGDPERVLSSEGAMSILAFALPAALSAALAAWVLGLKERRARTENRAWRPGGMTLRVVASSFLMYAILSTFAMLALASFEDYSLLRMLREAATFAGLVLGFAIVLGAVPAFVLEYFVCRRYLRRVAVAISGTA
- a CDS encoding bifunctional aspartate kinase/diaminopimelate decarboxylase is translated as MPSATPASDRWIVLKFGGTSVSRRHRWNTIGKLAKQRADEQGARVLVVVSALSGVTNELTAIADGAADSAERVAKLEQRHREFLTELELDADAVLGDRLAALRNLLTDPRAASRALDWQAEVLGQGELLSSTLGAAYLRTQGLDFGWVDARHWLQANFLPNQSAWAQRLSVSCNTAPDQDWRRAFAGQPAALLLTQGFISRHADGGTAILGRGGSDTSAAYFGALLGAQRVEIWTDVPGMFSANPREVPDARLLTRLDYYEAQEIATTGAKVLHPRSIKPCRDAGVAMAILDTERPELPGTTIDGNAVTVPGVKAVSRRNGIVLVSMEGIGMWQQVGFLADVFARFKKHGLSVDLIGSSETNVTVSLDPSENLVSTDVLAALSADLAEICRVKVIAPCTAITLVGRGMRSLLHKLSDVWAMFGRERVHLISQSSNDLNLTFVIDEADADGMLPLLHEALIESGAMPTDEASVFGPSWREINGAVRHRGVRWWSAPAARERLLALAQEGTPRYVYNVDIVRARARALAAITAVDHRFFAIKANSHPAILRALVEEGFGLECVSRGELERVFETVPALSMERVLFTPSFAPREEYAFALERGINVTLDNVEALQQWPEVFRGRRLWLRVDLGRGDGHHDKVKTGGKTSKFGLPLAKLDAFLAAARAVDVRIVGLHAHLGSGVESAQHWNQIADELGGLADQIGTIETIDIGGGLPIPYAEGDEPFDLAAWGEGLAAIKAAYPAYQLVIEPGRYLVAESGALLARVTQVVEKLGIRRVGSDAGMHTLVRPALYDAWHDVANLSRLDDAEQEPFDVVGPICESSDIFGKRRKLPSATAEGDVLLFSDAGAYGFVMASHYNLRGLPAEDVIESGADHEAAR
- the murL gene encoding UDP-N-acetyl-alpha-D-muramoyl-L-alanyl-L-glutamate epimerase, which produces MSNFDKSSIRTFRFVRCAFDAESGVARLVYAFDDGPELTETVTIPGAPFALDATRAQAVEQAVRLLHLITGVSYYKAAVPNEIRIDGYAIDAATAVLMEQVYVHGLGEFAYRNGLSLHGRVRFPVGAQAPSAAPAAGLREHALVAIGGGKDSLVSIEALRGAGIEQTVTWIGGSQLIAACAARTGLPTLNIGRALAPELFEYNRQGAWNGHIPVTAINSAIMVLAALLQGVDQVVFSNERSASYGSMIPGTGEVNHQWSKGWAFERAFGAHVQSHVAADLQYYSLLRPLSELAVARQFARTDHYDAHFSSCNRNFHLLGERPTNRWCGVCPKCHFVFLALAPFMPKPRLVGIFGRNLLDDANQTGGFDALLEYQDHKPFECVGEGQESRAAMATLGDRPEWREDVIVARFNREIRPQLDASELVVAPLLEIGGEHRIPAALWERLRANFAA
- a CDS encoding polyprenyl synthetase family protein; this encodes MAVVESPRPALGLADIQSLAGADMGAVDALIRARLASDVVLINQIADHIISAGGKRLRPMLVVLAGLACGPATPDHHQLAAIIEFIHTSTLLHDDVVDESDLRRGRSTANALWGNAPSVLVGDFLYSRSFQLMVELDRMDVMRLLADTTNRIAEGEVLQLLHVHNPDTDEAAYLRVIERKTAVLFAAGTQLGALASGADAVTQRRLYDYGMALGYAFQIADDVLDYTADADALGKNLGDDLAEGKATLPLIHAIRHSETGIADRLRAIVQAGEADAMPEVLAAIRATGGLDYSRERAHHYATLAEQALDDLPESDALAALRGLARYAVERGH